One part of the Aquila chrysaetos chrysaetos chromosome 26, bAquChr1.4, whole genome shotgun sequence genome encodes these proteins:
- the LOC115336271 gene encoding cytoglobin-1-like: MSFSEAEVQSARSAWEKMYVDAEDNGTTVLVRMFTEHPDTKSYFTHFKGMDSAEEMKQSDQVRGHGKRVFTAINDMVQHLDNSEAFLGILNPLGKKHATQLKIDPKNFRIICDIILQLMEEKFGGDCKGSFEKVTNEICTHLNNIYKEVGW, encoded by the exons ATGTCGTTCTCTGAAGCAGAGGTGCAAAGCGCCCGCAGCGCCTGGGAGAAGATGTATGTGGATGCTGAGGACAATGGGACAACTGTGCTGGTCAG GATGTTTACTGAGCACCCAGACACCAAGTCCTACTTCACACACTTCAAAGGCATGGACTCCGCCGAAGAGATGAAACAGTCGGATCAGGTCAGGGGCCATGGCAAGAGGGTTTTCACTGCCATCAATGACATGGTGCAACACCTGGACAACTCCGAGGCTTTTCTTGGGATATTGAACCCACTCGGCAAGAAACATGCCACGCAGCTGAAGATTGACCCCAAAAACTTTAGG ATTATCTGTGACATTATCTTGCAACTGATGGAGGAGAAATTTGGCGGAGACTGCAAAGGTTCCTTTGAGAAGGTGACCAATGAAATCTGCACTCACCTGAACAACATCTACAAAGAGGTGGGTTGGTGA